In one Pseudomonas fitomaticsae genomic region, the following are encoded:
- the recB gene encoding exodeoxyribonuclease V subunit beta: MSNQQPLALAFPLRGSQLIEASAGTGKTFTISALYLRLILGHGGEASGFGRELLPPQILVVTFTDAATKELRERIRTRLAEAARFFRDETPPPDALIDELRAEFDPQQWPGCANRLDIAAQWMDEAAVSTIHSWCQRMLREHAFDSGSLFTQTLETDHSDLLGEVLRDYWRLFCYPMQGDALSWVRSHWGGPAALLPRVRGLFGTEREADSDKTPSELIEECLQERRAALVELKGPWRQWADELLAICHQGVANKTVDGRKMQARYFEPWFEKLKAWAEDESFEQLDIGTGFARLTPEGMAEAWKGEPPSHPGLDAMPVLKSSLDNLPTPDAAVLQHAAKWVGARFEDEKRRRAEMGFDDMLLRLDSALQSDGGERLATLIREQFPVALIDEFQDTDPVQYRIFESIYRIEENNLETGLFLIGDPKQAIYAFRGADIYTYLRARQATTGRLHTLGTNFRSSHGMVSAVNHVFERAESREQGRGAFLFRQKSGDNPVPFQPVEAQGRKEHLQVSGLDVPALNIWHLSTDKPLSGAVYRQQLAAACASEITTLLNGGQTGRAGFAQDGKDWRGLRPADIAILVRDGKEAQAVRGELAARGVRSVYLSDKDSVFAAQEAHDLLSWLKACAEPDVERSLKAALACITLNLPLAELERLNQDELVWETRVMQFRGYRELWRKQGVLPMLRRLLHDFQLPQMLIARSDGERVLTNLLHLSELLQQAASELDGEQALIRHLAEHLALSGQAGEEQILRLESDEQLVKVVTIHKSKGLEYPLVFLPFICSAKPVDGSRLPLHYHDESGKARISLKPDAELIALADNERLAEDLRLLYVALTRAQHACWLGVTDLKRGNHSSSVLHLSALGYLLGGGASLNESSGLARWLDDLQQDCSALSVFEMPEATSEEYQPPRNEATLRATLLPSRRASENWWIASYSALRISDVLSVGNDEAPDSPQAQKLFDDERLNPEAPREIIAGGADIHRFPRGPNPGTFLHGLLEWAGEEGFAVTRDSLDDAIARRCNRRGWEGWITALGDWLQHLLKLPLPAGLDQPPVVLEQLKQYRVEMEFWFASHKVDVLKLDEQVRQFTHNGVARVGAEAVQLNGMFKGFIDLTFEHEGRYYVADYKSNWLGVDDAAYTERAMEQSILDNRYDLQYVLYLLALHRQLKARLADYDYDRHIGGALYLFLRGTRAPGGGVYFARPPRELIERLDLMFQGKPQPKAEPAWEQGVLL; encoded by the coding sequence ATGAGCAACCAACAGCCGCTCGCGCTGGCATTCCCGTTAAGAGGCAGTCAACTGATTGAAGCCAGTGCGGGCACTGGCAAGACCTTTACCATTTCGGCGTTGTATCTGCGGTTGATCCTCGGCCACGGAGGCGAGGCGAGTGGTTTCGGTCGAGAGCTGTTGCCCCCGCAGATTCTCGTGGTGACCTTCACCGACGCGGCCACCAAAGAGCTGCGCGAGCGCATACGCACGCGTCTGGCCGAGGCCGCCCGTTTCTTTCGTGACGAGACGCCTCCCCCTGATGCGCTGATCGATGAACTGCGTGCAGAGTTCGATCCGCAACAATGGCCCGGTTGCGCGAACCGCCTGGATATCGCCGCGCAATGGATGGACGAAGCCGCCGTTTCGACGATCCACAGTTGGTGTCAGCGAATGTTGCGCGAGCATGCGTTCGACAGCGGCAGTCTGTTTACCCAGACCCTGGAAACCGATCACAGCGACCTGCTCGGCGAAGTGCTGCGCGATTATTGGCGGCTGTTCTGCTATCCGATGCAGGGCGATGCATTGAGCTGGGTCCGCAGTCACTGGGGAGGTCCGGCGGCCCTGTTACCGCGAGTGCGTGGGCTGTTTGGCACCGAGCGCGAAGCGGACTCTGACAAGACCCCCTCCGAGCTGATCGAAGAATGCCTGCAGGAACGCCGTGCGGCATTGGTGGAGTTGAAGGGACCATGGCGGCAGTGGGCCGATGAGTTGCTCGCGATCTGTCATCAGGGCGTCGCCAACAAAACCGTGGACGGGCGCAAGATGCAAGCCCGCTATTTCGAACCCTGGTTCGAAAAGCTCAAGGCCTGGGCCGAGGACGAGTCGTTCGAGCAACTGGATATCGGCACCGGGTTCGCCAGGCTCACGCCGGAGGGCATGGCTGAAGCCTGGAAGGGCGAGCCGCCGAGTCACCCGGGCCTGGATGCCATGCCTGTGCTCAAGTCGAGCCTCGACAATTTGCCGACGCCCGATGCGGCCGTGCTGCAGCATGCTGCCAAATGGGTCGGTGCCCGCTTTGAAGACGAGAAGCGCCGTCGAGCCGAAATGGGTTTCGACGACATGCTATTGCGTCTGGACTCGGCCTTGCAATCCGACGGTGGGGAGCGGCTCGCCACGCTCATCCGCGAGCAGTTCCCGGTCGCCCTGATCGATGAGTTCCAGGACACGGACCCGGTGCAGTACCGGATCTTCGAAAGCATCTATCGCATTGAAGAGAATAACCTCGAGACCGGGCTGTTCCTGATTGGCGACCCCAAGCAGGCGATCTATGCCTTCCGTGGCGCGGACATCTACACCTATCTGCGAGCCCGCCAGGCCACAACCGGACGCCTGCATACCCTGGGCACCAACTTCCGTTCCAGTCACGGGATGGTCAGTGCGGTCAACCATGTTTTCGAACGTGCCGAGTCCCGTGAGCAAGGGCGCGGAGCATTTCTGTTCCGACAGAAAAGTGGCGATAACCCGGTGCCGTTCCAGCCTGTGGAGGCTCAGGGTCGTAAAGAACATTTGCAGGTATCCGGGCTGGACGTACCGGCGCTGAACATCTGGCATTTATCCACCGACAAACCACTGTCCGGGGCGGTTTATCGCCAGCAGTTGGCGGCGGCCTGCGCCAGTGAGATCACGACTCTGCTCAATGGCGGGCAAACCGGTCGTGCCGGGTTTGCGCAGGACGGCAAGGATTGGCGTGGGCTGCGGCCAGCGGACATTGCGATCCTGGTGCGCGATGGTAAAGAGGCGCAGGCGGTACGCGGTGAGCTTGCAGCGCGCGGAGTCCGCAGCGTTTATCTGTCGGACAAGGACTCGGTCTTTGCCGCACAGGAAGCCCATGACCTGTTGTCGTGGCTCAAGGCGTGCGCCGAGCCGGATGTCGAACGCTCCCTGAAAGCGGCGCTGGCGTGCATCACACTGAATCTGCCATTGGCTGAGCTGGAGCGTCTGAATCAGGACGAGCTGGTCTGGGAAACCCGGGTCATGCAGTTCCGTGGATATCGTGAACTCTGGCGCAAGCAGGGGGTGCTGCCGATGTTGCGGCGCCTGCTGCACGACTTTCAACTGCCGCAGATGCTCATTGCCCGCAGTGATGGCGAGCGGGTGCTGACCAACCTGTTGCACCTGTCGGAGCTGTTGCAACAGGCCGCGTCGGAACTCGATGGCGAGCAGGCACTGATCCGCCATCTGGCCGAGCATCTGGCATTGTCCGGGCAGGCAGGTGAAGAGCAGATCCTGCGTCTTGAGAGCGACGAGCAACTGGTCAAGGTCGTGACCATTCACAAGTCCAAGGGGCTTGAATACCCGTTGGTGTTCCTGCCTTTCATCTGCTCGGCCAAACCCGTGGATGGCAGTCGATTGCCGCTGCATTACCACGATGAGTCCGGCAAGGCTCGCATCAGTCTGAAGCCCGACGCCGAATTGATCGCCCTGGCGGACAACGAGCGCCTGGCGGAGGATCTGCGTTTGCTCTACGTTGCGCTGACCCGTGCACAGCATGCGTGCTGGCTCGGGGTGACGGATCTCAAGCGCGGCAATCACAGCAGTTCGGTGCTGCATCTTTCTGCACTGGGCTATCTGCTGGGTGGCGGCGCTTCGTTGAATGAATCCAGCGGATTGGCCCGTTGGCTGGACGATCTGCAACAGGATTGTTCGGCGCTGAGCGTTTTTGAAATGCCAGAAGCCACCAGCGAGGAGTACCAGCCTCCGCGGAATGAGGCCACATTACGAGCCACCCTTCTGCCGAGCCGCAGGGCCAGCGAGAACTGGTGGATCGCGTCGTACAGTGCCTTGCGCATCAGTGACGTGCTGAGCGTCGGCAATGACGAAGCTCCTGACAGTCCGCAAGCGCAAAAGCTGTTCGACGACGAACGCCTCAATCCTGAAGCTCCGCGCGAGATCATCGCCGGCGGGGCTGACATTCACCGCTTCCCTCGCGGGCCGAATCCGGGAACGTTTCTTCATGGTTTGCTGGAGTGGGCAGGGGAGGAGGGGTTCGCGGTCACCCGCGATTCGCTGGACGATGCGATTGCACGGCGTTGCAATCGACGGGGCTGGGAAGGCTGGATCACTGCCCTCGGCGACTGGTTGCAGCACTTGCTCAAACTGCCACTGCCAGCGGGCCTCGACCAACCGCCAGTGGTTCTCGAGCAATTGAAGCAATATCGGGTCGAGATGGAATTCTGGTTCGCCAGCCACAAGGTCGACGTACTCAAGCTCGACGAGCAGGTACGTCAATTCACCCACAACGGTGTGGCCCGGGTCGGCGCTGAAGCGGTGCAGCTCAATGGCATGTTCAAAGGCTTTATCGACCTGACGTTCGAGCACGAGGGCCGTTACTACGTGGCCGATTACAAGTCCAACTGGCTGGGTGTCGATGACGCCGCGTACACCGAACGGGCCATGGAGCAGTCGATTCTCGACAACCGTTACGACCTGCAATACGTGCTGTACCTGTTGGCCTTGCATCGCCAGCTCAAGGCGCGGCTTGCCGACTACGACTACGACCGGCATATCGGCGGCGCGTTGTACCTGTTCCTGCGTGGGACACGGGCCCCTGGCGGTGGCGTTTACTTCGCGCGACCACCTAGGGAGCTGATCGAACGTCTGGACCTCATGTTCCAGGGCAAACCGCAACCCAAGGCCGAGCCCGCGTGGGAACAGGGAGTACTGCTATGA